The proteins below come from a single Denticeps clupeoides chromosome 15, fDenClu1.1, whole genome shotgun sequence genomic window:
- the LOC114764759 gene encoding homeobox protein SIX6-like isoform X2, with product MVFRSPLELFPPHLLLPSLPERPLLPGPRSPDDSPMFQLPSLSFSPEQVAGVCETLEETGDIERLGRFLWSLPVAPGSCDAINKHESIQRARAVVAYHTGSFRELYHILENHRFTKDSHGKLQAMWLEAHYQEAEKLRGRPLGPVDKYRVRKKFPLPRTIWDGEQKTHCFKERTRGLLREWYLQDPYPNPSKKRELAQATGLTPTQVGNWFKNRRQRDRAAAAKNRLQHHHHHHHGLRGSRSEAGCTPRSSGESPSAAASPAASVCSLGDRAERGTVLSVTDSDSDFDV from the exons ATGGTGTTCCGGTCCCCGCTGGAGCTGTTCCCGCCGCACCTCCTGCTCCCCAGCCTCCCGGAGCGgcccctgctccccgggccccgcTCCCCGGACGACTCGCCCATGTTCCAGCTGCCCTCGCTGAGCTTCTCCCCGGAGCAGGTGGCCGGCGTGTGCGAGACGCTGGAGGAGACCGGCGACATCGAGCGCCTCGGCCGGTTCCTCTGGTCGCTGCCGGTGGCGCCGGGATCCTGCGACGCCATCAACAAGCACGAGTCCATCCAGCGGGCCCGCGCCGTGGTCGCCTACCACACCGGCAGCTTCCGGGAGCTCTACCACATCCTGGAGAACCACCGCTTCACCAAGGACTCGCACGGCAAGCTGCAGGCCATGTGGCTGGAGGCGCATTACCAGGAGGCCGAGAAGCTGCGCGGCCGCCCGCTCGGCCCGGTGGACAAGTACCGCGTCCGCAAGAAGTTCCCGCTGCCCAGGACCATCTGGGACGGAGAGCAGAAGACGCACTGCTTCAAGGAGCGCACCCGCGGCCTGCTGAGGGAGTGGTACCTCCAGGACCCCTACCCGAACCCCAGCAAGAAGCGGGAGCTGGCGCAGGCCACGGGACTCACGCCCACGCAGGTGGGCAACTGGTTCAAAAACCGGCGGCAACGGGACAGAGCCGCGGCCGCGAAGAACAG gctccagcaccaccaccaccaccaccacggccTGCGCGGCTCCCGGTCCGAGGCCGGCTGCACCCCGCGCAGCTCCGGCGAGTCCCCGTCCGCGGCCGCCAGCCCCGCCGCCAGCGTCTGCAGCCTGGGGGACCGGGCGGAGCGCGGCACCGTGCTGTCGGTGACGGACAGCGACTCGGACTTCGACGTATGA
- the LOC114764759 gene encoding homeobox protein SIX6-like isoform X1, producing the protein MVFRSPLELFPPHLLLPSLPERPLLPGPRSPDDSPMFQLPSLSFSPEQVAGVCETLEETGDIERLGRFLWSLPVAPGSCDAINKHESIQRARAVVAYHTGSFRELYHILENHRFTKDSHGKLQAMWLEAHYQEAEKLRGRPLGPVDKYRVRKKFPLPRTIWDGEQKTHCFKERTRGLLREWYLQDPYPNPSKKRELAQATGLTPTQAPAPPPPPPRPARLPVRGRLHPAQLRRVPVRGRQPRRQRLQPGGPGGARHRAVGDGQRLGLRRMRRDANGTLVVMIEQSFYAEAPSTSSSSSCL; encoded by the exons ATGGTGTTCCGGTCCCCGCTGGAGCTGTTCCCGCCGCACCTCCTGCTCCCCAGCCTCCCGGAGCGgcccctgctccccgggccccgcTCCCCGGACGACTCGCCCATGTTCCAGCTGCCCTCGCTGAGCTTCTCCCCGGAGCAGGTGGCCGGCGTGTGCGAGACGCTGGAGGAGACCGGCGACATCGAGCGCCTCGGCCGGTTCCTCTGGTCGCTGCCGGTGGCGCCGGGATCCTGCGACGCCATCAACAAGCACGAGTCCATCCAGCGGGCCCGCGCCGTGGTCGCCTACCACACCGGCAGCTTCCGGGAGCTCTACCACATCCTGGAGAACCACCGCTTCACCAAGGACTCGCACGGCAAGCTGCAGGCCATGTGGCTGGAGGCGCATTACCAGGAGGCCGAGAAGCTGCGCGGCCGCCCGCTCGGCCCGGTGGACAAGTACCGCGTCCGCAAGAAGTTCCCGCTGCCCAGGACCATCTGGGACGGAGAGCAGAAGACGCACTGCTTCAAGGAGCGCACCCGCGGCCTGCTGAGGGAGTGGTACCTCCAGGACCCCTACCCGAACCCCAGCAAGAAGCGGGAGCTGGCGCAGGCCACGGGACTCACGCCCACGCAG gctccagcaccaccaccaccaccaccacggccTGCGCGGCTCCCGGTCCGAGGCCGGCTGCACCCCGCGCAGCTCCGGCGAGTCCCCGTCCGCGGCCGCCAGCCCCGCCGCCAGCGTCTGCAGCCTGGGGGACCGGGCGGAGCGCGGCACCGTGCTGTCGGTGACGGACAGCGACTCGGACTTCGACGTATGAGGCGGGACGCGAACGGAACTCTG